Proteins found in one Perca fluviatilis chromosome 9, GENO_Pfluv_1.0, whole genome shotgun sequence genomic segment:
- the usp1 gene encoding ubiquitin carboxyl-terminal hydrolase 1 isoform X2: MKLQSGLTHSGTGKRMPGLQGENVVAALGSPIKRSKLSLKFLQKKETKRALDFSEPQADEPKADEQEEPEASCDQVVPGPSPCPTSPGLLLPSEKRETLVPFVGLNNLGNTCYLNSILQVLYYCPGLRDGVKKLYNLSKRKDKPKEETDKSEEQSEVVAEDVSAQIELLGSFSGLIASVEQLQSSFLLNPDSFSDGELATPPRKILHTLRQLNPMYEGYLQHDAQEVLQCILGNIQEACVTIRKELDREDADETEVKLEAGVHLGSSSPATESKTPPEEDGQVSGKRKSDTEVGNAKKKPKSVKSDEEDNRPFTRSKRKSSSDITMDSTRDKDKEKAENEGMKKLNGEEDKGSDSEGKGEHAPKESDGKRKKRSKLSWLRPSGKQPSIFSKFLSVGKISSASVKNQNKPEQENGLSDDQSPKEKTSVESSPHNVAEDKKAGKLHEGLDLMEHLFQGRLVLRTRCLECESFTERREDFQDISVPVLDDEPSSPDDLSDVSPDPKPEVKTLKWAIAQFASVERIVGEDKYFCETCHHYTEAERSLLFDKTPEVITIHLKRFSANSLDLDPYAGLSKVNTPLQTPLTLSLEEWCTRPSSTDGQRYQLFAVVMHSGVTISSGHYTAFVRMSDLKEAKLLLQDRKETEEEERESKEETRVKDKALDYDDGEVSFSLNARGQRGASLASSKTRGKKLSEGGVGLLGGQRSLSSCALGSSKRTEKAASSGSTEGSKRRKPVNRTGQNTEAGLNKEARVGEEELTPSRGGVEATEQQALNSLLEYEGKWLLFDDSEVRLFEEEDFLQACSPETSSSSTPYLLFYRRMPERGR, from the exons ATGAAACTTCAAAGTGGATTAACTCATTCAG GTACCGGAAAAAGGATGCCAGGTCTGCAGGGGGAAAATGTTGTGGCTGCGCTAGGGAGCCCCATCAAGAGGAGTAAACTGTCTCTGAAGTTCCTCCAGAAGAAAGAAACCAAACGGGCTCTGGATTTCTCTGAACCTCAAGCAGATGAACCCAAAGCAGATGAACAAGAGGAGCCTGAGGCAAG CTGCGATCAGGTGGTCCCTGGTCCTTCTCCATGTCCAACCTCACCTGGCCTTCTGCTCCCATCTGAGAAGAGAGAGACCTTGGTGCCATTTGTGGGGCTCAACAACTTGGGCAACACCTGCTATTTGAACAGCATCTTACAG GTGCTGTACTACTGCCCAGGGCTCAGAGACGGTGTTAAGAAACTGTACAACCTGtctaaaagaaaagacaaaccaAAGGAAGAAACTGATAAAAGCGAAGAG CAGTCAGAAGTTGTGGCTGAAGATGTGTCTGCTCAAATTGAGCTCCTTGGGAGCTTCAGCGGTCTGATAGCATCAGTGGAGCAGCTGCAGTCCAGCTTTCTGTTAAACCCCGACAGCTTCAGTGATGGAGAACTCGCCACTCCGCCTCGAAAAATACTCCACACACTCAG GCAGCTGAACCCCATGTATGAGGGCTATCTTCAGCATGACGCCCAGGAGGTGCTGCAGTGCATcctgggaaatatccaggagGCTTGTGTCACCATCAGAAAGGAGTTGGATCGGGAGGATGCCGACGAGACTGAGGTTAAACTTGAGGCTGGTGTCCATTTGGGTTCAAGCAGCCCTGCGACAGAATCCAAAACTCCCCCAGAAGAGGACGGCCAAGTCAGTGGCAAGAGAAAGAGTGACACTGAAGTGGGAAATGCTAAAAAGAAGCCAAAATCTGTCAAGTCTGATGAAGAGGATAATAGACCCTTCACACGCTCCAAAAGGAAGTCCTCCAGTGACATCACAATGGACAGCACCCGGGACAAAGATAAAGAGAAGGCGGAGAATGAAGGGATGAAGAAACTGAATGGGGAGGAGGACAAAGGGAGTGACAGTGAAGGGAAAGGTGAACATGCACCTAAAGAGTCTGatgggaaaagaaagaagagatcTAAGCTGAGCTGGCTGAGGCCTTCTGGGAAACAGCCGAGTATTTTCTCCAAGTTCCTCAGCGTGGGGAAGATCAGCTCCGCGAGTGTGAAGAACCAAAACAAACCAGAGCAGGAGAATGGACTGAGCGACGACCAAAGTCCGAAGGAGAAGACCAGTGTGGAGAGTTCACCACACAACGTGGCTGAAGACAAGAAGGCAGGAAAACTTCACG AGGGCCTGGACCTGATGGAGCACTTGTTCCAGGGCCGGCTGGTTCTTAGGACTCGCTGTCTGGAGTGCGAGAGCttcacagagaggagagaagacttCCAGGACATCAGCGTCCCAGTGCTCGATGACGAACCCAGCAGCCCAGACGACCTTTCTGATG TCTCTCCTGATCCCAAACCAGAGGTGAAGACACTGAAATGGGCCATCGCCCAGTTTGCTTCAGTGGAGCGCATCGTTGGGGAGGACAAATACTTCTGCGAGACGTGTCACCATTACACCGAGGCTGAGAGAAGTCTGCTGTTTGACAAAACTCCTGAAGTGATCACCATTCACCTGAAGCGCTTCTCTGCCAACAGTCTGGA CCTGGACCCATATGCAGGTCTGTCCAAAGTGAACACTCCCTTGCAAACCCCGCTGACCTTGTCTCTGGAGGAGTGGTGCACCCGGCCCTCGTCCACCGATGGCCAACGCTATCAGCTGTTTGCCGTGGTCATGCATAGTGGTGTCACCATCAGCAGCGGCCACTACACCGCCTTCGTCCGCATGTCTGATCTGAAAGAAGCGAAGCTCCTGCTGCAGGACAGAAAAGAAAccgaggaagaggagagggagagtaaAGAGGAAACGCGGGTGAAAGACAAAGCCCTGGACTACGATGATGGGGAGGTGTCTTTCAGCCTGAATGCGAGGGGTCAGAGGGGCGCAAGTTTGGCTAGCAGCAAAACACGAGGAAAGAAGCTGTCGGAGGGCGGGGTTGGACTCCTGGGGGGCCAGAGGAGTCTGTCTAGCTGTGCGCTTGGCAGCAGCAAACGCACGGAAAAAGCCGCCAGCAGTGGATCAACCGAGGGATCCAAACGGAGGAAACCCGTCAACCGCACGGGCCAAAACACTGAAGCAGGACTAAACAAGGAGGCTAGGGTAGGAGAGGAGGAATTAACTCCTTCCCGTGGCGGCGTGGAGGCCACCGAGCAGCAGGCTTTGAACAGCCTCCTTGAATATGAGGGCAAATGGCTGCTGTTTGATGACTCGGAGGTGCGTTTGTTTGAGGAAGAGGATTTCCTGCAAGCCTGCTCTCCTGAGACGTCCTCGTCATCGACGCCGTACCTGCTGTTCTACAGAAGGATGCCCGAACGCGGACGCTAA
- the usp1 gene encoding ubiquitin carboxyl-terminal hydrolase 1 isoform X1 → MKLQSGLTHSGTGKRMPGLQGENVVAALGSPIKRSKLSLKFLQKKETKRALDFSEPQADEPKADEQEEPEASSCDQVVPGPSPCPTSPGLLLPSEKRETLVPFVGLNNLGNTCYLNSILQVLYYCPGLRDGVKKLYNLSKRKDKPKEETDKSEEQSEVVAEDVSAQIELLGSFSGLIASVEQLQSSFLLNPDSFSDGELATPPRKILHTLRQLNPMYEGYLQHDAQEVLQCILGNIQEACVTIRKELDREDADETEVKLEAGVHLGSSSPATESKTPPEEDGQVSGKRKSDTEVGNAKKKPKSVKSDEEDNRPFTRSKRKSSSDITMDSTRDKDKEKAENEGMKKLNGEEDKGSDSEGKGEHAPKESDGKRKKRSKLSWLRPSGKQPSIFSKFLSVGKISSASVKNQNKPEQENGLSDDQSPKEKTSVESSPHNVAEDKKAGKLHEGLDLMEHLFQGRLVLRTRCLECESFTERREDFQDISVPVLDDEPSSPDDLSDVSPDPKPEVKTLKWAIAQFASVERIVGEDKYFCETCHHYTEAERSLLFDKTPEVITIHLKRFSANSLDLDPYAGLSKVNTPLQTPLTLSLEEWCTRPSSTDGQRYQLFAVVMHSGVTISSGHYTAFVRMSDLKEAKLLLQDRKETEEEERESKEETRVKDKALDYDDGEVSFSLNARGQRGASLASSKTRGKKLSEGGVGLLGGQRSLSSCALGSSKRTEKAASSGSTEGSKRRKPVNRTGQNTEAGLNKEARVGEEELTPSRGGVEATEQQALNSLLEYEGKWLLFDDSEVRLFEEEDFLQACSPETSSSSTPYLLFYRRMPERGR, encoded by the exons ATGAAACTTCAAAGTGGATTAACTCATTCAG GTACCGGAAAAAGGATGCCAGGTCTGCAGGGGGAAAATGTTGTGGCTGCGCTAGGGAGCCCCATCAAGAGGAGTAAACTGTCTCTGAAGTTCCTCCAGAAGAAAGAAACCAAACGGGCTCTGGATTTCTCTGAACCTCAAGCAGATGAACCCAAAGCAGATGAACAAGAGGAGCCTGAGGCAAG CAGCTGCGATCAGGTGGTCCCTGGTCCTTCTCCATGTCCAACCTCACCTGGCCTTCTGCTCCCATCTGAGAAGAGAGAGACCTTGGTGCCATTTGTGGGGCTCAACAACTTGGGCAACACCTGCTATTTGAACAGCATCTTACAG GTGCTGTACTACTGCCCAGGGCTCAGAGACGGTGTTAAGAAACTGTACAACCTGtctaaaagaaaagacaaaccaAAGGAAGAAACTGATAAAAGCGAAGAG CAGTCAGAAGTTGTGGCTGAAGATGTGTCTGCTCAAATTGAGCTCCTTGGGAGCTTCAGCGGTCTGATAGCATCAGTGGAGCAGCTGCAGTCCAGCTTTCTGTTAAACCCCGACAGCTTCAGTGATGGAGAACTCGCCACTCCGCCTCGAAAAATACTCCACACACTCAG GCAGCTGAACCCCATGTATGAGGGCTATCTTCAGCATGACGCCCAGGAGGTGCTGCAGTGCATcctgggaaatatccaggagGCTTGTGTCACCATCAGAAAGGAGTTGGATCGGGAGGATGCCGACGAGACTGAGGTTAAACTTGAGGCTGGTGTCCATTTGGGTTCAAGCAGCCCTGCGACAGAATCCAAAACTCCCCCAGAAGAGGACGGCCAAGTCAGTGGCAAGAGAAAGAGTGACACTGAAGTGGGAAATGCTAAAAAGAAGCCAAAATCTGTCAAGTCTGATGAAGAGGATAATAGACCCTTCACACGCTCCAAAAGGAAGTCCTCCAGTGACATCACAATGGACAGCACCCGGGACAAAGATAAAGAGAAGGCGGAGAATGAAGGGATGAAGAAACTGAATGGGGAGGAGGACAAAGGGAGTGACAGTGAAGGGAAAGGTGAACATGCACCTAAAGAGTCTGatgggaaaagaaagaagagatcTAAGCTGAGCTGGCTGAGGCCTTCTGGGAAACAGCCGAGTATTTTCTCCAAGTTCCTCAGCGTGGGGAAGATCAGCTCCGCGAGTGTGAAGAACCAAAACAAACCAGAGCAGGAGAATGGACTGAGCGACGACCAAAGTCCGAAGGAGAAGACCAGTGTGGAGAGTTCACCACACAACGTGGCTGAAGACAAGAAGGCAGGAAAACTTCACG AGGGCCTGGACCTGATGGAGCACTTGTTCCAGGGCCGGCTGGTTCTTAGGACTCGCTGTCTGGAGTGCGAGAGCttcacagagaggagagaagacttCCAGGACATCAGCGTCCCAGTGCTCGATGACGAACCCAGCAGCCCAGACGACCTTTCTGATG TCTCTCCTGATCCCAAACCAGAGGTGAAGACACTGAAATGGGCCATCGCCCAGTTTGCTTCAGTGGAGCGCATCGTTGGGGAGGACAAATACTTCTGCGAGACGTGTCACCATTACACCGAGGCTGAGAGAAGTCTGCTGTTTGACAAAACTCCTGAAGTGATCACCATTCACCTGAAGCGCTTCTCTGCCAACAGTCTGGA CCTGGACCCATATGCAGGTCTGTCCAAAGTGAACACTCCCTTGCAAACCCCGCTGACCTTGTCTCTGGAGGAGTGGTGCACCCGGCCCTCGTCCACCGATGGCCAACGCTATCAGCTGTTTGCCGTGGTCATGCATAGTGGTGTCACCATCAGCAGCGGCCACTACACCGCCTTCGTCCGCATGTCTGATCTGAAAGAAGCGAAGCTCCTGCTGCAGGACAGAAAAGAAAccgaggaagaggagagggagagtaaAGAGGAAACGCGGGTGAAAGACAAAGCCCTGGACTACGATGATGGGGAGGTGTCTTTCAGCCTGAATGCGAGGGGTCAGAGGGGCGCAAGTTTGGCTAGCAGCAAAACACGAGGAAAGAAGCTGTCGGAGGGCGGGGTTGGACTCCTGGGGGGCCAGAGGAGTCTGTCTAGCTGTGCGCTTGGCAGCAGCAAACGCACGGAAAAAGCCGCCAGCAGTGGATCAACCGAGGGATCCAAACGGAGGAAACCCGTCAACCGCACGGGCCAAAACACTGAAGCAGGACTAAACAAGGAGGCTAGGGTAGGAGAGGAGGAATTAACTCCTTCCCGTGGCGGCGTGGAGGCCACCGAGCAGCAGGCTTTGAACAGCCTCCTTGAATATGAGGGCAAATGGCTGCTGTTTGATGACTCGGAGGTGCGTTTGTTTGAGGAAGAGGATTTCCTGCAAGCCTGCTCTCCTGAGACGTCCTCGTCATCGACGCCGTACCTGCTGTTCTACAGAAGGATGCCCGAACGCGGACGCTAA